In the genome of Coregonus clupeaformis isolate EN_2021a chromosome 1, ASM2061545v1, whole genome shotgun sequence, one region contains:
- the LOC121578472 gene encoding muscarinic acetylcholine receptor M3, with protein sequence MTLNPSSSADPSTYLTNSSPGMRTTILGLGLVLDNDLTTKDLTNLTSPSNASLLDPMVTYDPLGGHTVWQVILIVFFTGSLSLVTVVGNILVLISFKVNKQLKTVNNYYLLSLAFADLIIGTLSMNLYTTYIIMDQWALGNWACDLWLAIDYVASNASVMNLLVISFDRYFSITRPLTYRAKRTTKRALTMISMAWSVSFVLWAPAILFWQYIVGERTVPPGECYIQFLSEPIITFCTAIAAFYLPVTIMTVLYWRIYRETENRQKDLAGLRGSGAGNKAGHGGSQKEEEEKKEEAQEEEAPMVPKTGSSRSCSSYELNQAGQKGSGAKKTRGRFRFWPLSRWSKKKATTVGGEPEHSSSDSWNNNEGGGASMDQSDSEDEEGATESCRAIYSIVVNLPGISPAPGNDPNNDPQLTSPEDQDATEEDPPRPPGGDNKDKKTSSNTRREKGERDKEDNSYQRSKTPVTSSSSIQSQPGDMSSTSKSPSSALSAPVSLKDAAVAKRLASKAKSQISKRKKQSVVKEKKEKKAAQTLSAILLAFIITWTPYNIMVLVNTFCTDCIPEALWSLGYWLCYVNSTINPMCYAMCNLTFRNTFKMILLCRWQDINKHNKPQFQQRQTVAFRKKEP encoded by the exons ATGACCTTGAACCCTTCCTCCTCTGCAGACCCCAGTACGTACCTGACCAACAGCTCCCCGGGGATGAGGACCACCATCCTGGGCTTGGGCCTTGTGCTGGACAACGACTTGACTACCAAGGATCTCACCAACCTGAccag CCCGTCCAACGCCTCCCTCCTTGACCCCATGGTGACCTATGACCCTCTGGGAGGTCACACGGTCTGGCAGGTCATCCTGATCGTGTTCTTCACCGGGTCTCTGTCTCTGGTCACCGTCGTAGGAAACATCCTGGTGCTCATCTCCTTCAAG gTGAACAAGCAGCTGAAGACGGTGAATAACTACTATCTCCTCAGCCTGGCCTTCGCTGACCTCATCATCG GAACTCTTTCCATGAACCTCTACACCACTTACATCATCATGGACCAGTGGGCTTTAGGGAACTGGGCGTGCGACCTGTGGTTGGCTATCGACTACGTGGCGAGCAACGCCTCCGTCATGAACCTGCTGGTCATCAGCTTCGACCGCTACTTCTCCATAACGCGACCTCTGACTTACCGGGCCAAGAGGACCACCAAGAGAGCTCTGACTATGATCAGCATGGCCTGGTCCGTGTCCTTCGTCCTGTGGGCCCCGGCCATACTCTTCTGGCAGTACATCGTAGGGGAGCGCACTGTGCCTCCTGGAGAATGCTACATCCAGTTTCTCTCAGAGCCTATTATCACCTTCTGCACGGCCATCGCTGCCTTCTACCTGCCGGTCACCATCATGACGGTTCTCTACTGGAGGatctacagagagacagagaacaggcAGAAGGACCTGGCGGGGCTGAGGGGGTCGGGGGCAGGGAACAAGGCAGGCCATGGGGGCAGccagaaggaagaggaggagaagaaggaggaggccCAGGAAGAGGAGGCTCCCATGGTGCCCAAGACGGGAAGCTCCAGGAGCTGCAGCAGTTACGAGCTTAACCAGGCGGGTCAGAAAGGCTCTGGAGCCAAGAAGACCAGAGGGCGCTTCCGGTTCTGGCCACTGAGTAGGTGGTCCAAGAAGAAGGCGACCACTGTGGGCGGAGAGCCGGAACACAGCAGCTCCGATAGCTGGAACAACAACGAGGGGGGCGGGGCCTCCATGGACCAATCAGACTCTGAGGACGAGGAGGGGGCGACGGAGTCATGCCGAGCTATCTATTCCATCGTGGTCAACCTGCCGGGGATAAGCCCCGCCCCTGGCAACGACCCTAACAATGACCCCCAGCTGACCTCTCCTGAGGACCAGGATGCTACGGAGGAGGACCCTCCCCGGCCACCAGGGGGCGATAATAAGGACAAGAAGACGTCCTCCAATAccaggagggagaagggggagagagacaaggaagaCAACAGCTACCAACGCTCCAAGACCCCCGTCACCTCCTCATCCTCCAtccagagccaaccaggggaCATGTCCTCCACCTCTAAGTCCCCCTCCTCAGCCCTCTCAGCCCCTGTCTCCCTGAAGGACGCAGCCGTGGCCAAGCGCTTGGCCTCCAAAGCCAAGAGCCAGATCAGCAAGCGTAAGAAGCAGAGTGTAGTCaaggagaagaaagagaagaaggCAGCCCAGACCCTCAGTGCCATCTTGTTGGCTTTCATCATCACCTGGACTCCCTATAACATTATGGTGTTGGTCAACACCTTCTGTACTGACTGCATCCCCGAGGCGCTGTGGTCTCTGGGCTACTGGCTGTGCTACGTCAACAGCACCATCAACCCCATGTGTTACGCCATGTGCAACCTGACCTTCAGGAATACCTTCAAGATGATTCTGCTCTGCCGCTGGCAGGACATCAACAAACACAACAAGCCCCAGTTCCAGCAGAGGCAGACGGTCGCCTTCCGCAAGAAGGAGCCCTAG